The bacterium genome segment CTGCACATCGTCCAATGCGACAAAGGTGGTCCAGTCTATAAAGGACACTAATGAAATCATATTTATTCCTGATAAAAATTTAGCGCATTATACTTCGTCGTTTACAGAAAAAAAGATAATACCTTGGAATGGATTTTGCCCTACACACCACCGCTTGAAACCGGAGGATGTTTTGAAGGCAAAAGAAAATTATCCAAACGCCACAGTTATCGCCCACCCGGAATGCAAGCCCAGTGTTTTGGCACTGGTTGATTATGTGTTAAGTACGGAGGGGATGGTCCGTTATTCAAAAGAGACCAAGGCAAAAGAGATTATAGTTTGCACAGAGGTTGGAATGCTTTACCGTTTACAGAAAGAAAATCCCGGGAAAAAATTTTATTCCCCGCTTGAAGAAATGATTTGCCCGAACATGAAATTGAATACCCTGGAAAGTGTATTTAATTCCCTCGAAAAAATGGAACATGTTGTTACGGTCCCTGAAGAGATAAGATTAAAGGCGAAAATAGCGTTAGACAGGATGCTGGAGATTGTATAACAAT includes the following:
- the nadA gene encoding quinolinate synthase NadA; protein product: MFKKFELLPDQKKIIKEIKKLKKDRDAVIIVHNYQRPEVQEIGDILGDSLALSRAAAKTKEKVIVFCGVHFMAESAAILCPGKTVLLPETEAGCPMAEMVTAKKLQEFRENYPGAKVVCYVNSSAEVKAASDICCTSSNATKVVQSIKDTNEIIFIPDKNLAHYTSSFTEKKIIPWNGFCPTHHRLKPEDVLKAKENYPNATVIAHPECKPSVLALVDYVLSTEGMVRYSKETKAKEIIVCTEVGMLYRLQKENPGKKFYSPLEEMICPNMKLNTLESVFNSLEKMEHVVTVPEEIRLKAKIALDRMLEIV